In one Nostoc sp. KVJ3 genomic region, the following are encoded:
- a CDS encoding DUF6883 domain-containing protein, whose protein sequence is MKLPNPECAIVEIDKIAGYCLNPEHSEGKHKARVFKSALDLNLDDAEELQAILLQAVANYDAIPGKSNPYGQKYIIDFPLNRSDKQAIIQSVWIVRNNEGFPRLVTCYVI, encoded by the coding sequence ATGAAACTTCCTAACCCTGAATGCGCCATCGTTGAAATAGATAAAATCGCGGGTTACTGTCTCAACCCAGAACATTCAGAGGGAAAACACAAAGCCCGTGTATTTAAATCTGCACTAGACTTAAATTTAGATGATGCAGAAGAATTACAAGCGATCCTTTTACAAGCAGTAGCAAATTATGATGCTATCCCTGGTAAAAGTAATCCATACGGTCAAAAATATATCATTGATTTTCCTCTGAATCGTTCAGATAAACAAGCAATTATTCAAAGCGTTTGGATAGTGCGTAATAATGAAGGCTTCCCCCGCCTAGTCACCTGTTATGTAATCTAA
- a CDS encoding DUF2358 domain-containing protein, whose amino-acid sequence MESQFSVQEVIKTLKQDLPTLFEKDISYDIYTQDIYFKDPVNTFKYKFNYRIIFWTLRFHARLFFTQIYFDVHEVYQSDEDTILAKWTVRGVLRVPWKAGLLFNGYSTYKFNQDNLIYEHIDTWDRKPREILRQFWQREEIAN is encoded by the coding sequence GTGGAATCTCAATTCTCAGTACAAGAGGTAATTAAAACTCTCAAACAGGATTTACCGACACTTTTTGAAAAAGATATTTCTTATGACATTTATACACAAGATATCTATTTTAAAGACCCAGTAAATACATTCAAATACAAATTTAACTATCGCATTATATTTTGGACTTTGCGATTTCACGCTCGGCTATTTTTTACCCAAATTTACTTTGATGTGCATGAGGTTTATCAGTCAGATGAAGATACAATATTAGCCAAGTGGACAGTGCGGGGAGTGTTGCGTGTTCCTTGGAAAGCAGGGTTGCTTTTTAATGGCTATTCAACGTATAAATTTAATCAAGATAATTTGATATACGAGCATATCGACACATGGGATCGTAAACCTAGGGAGATTTTACGGCAGTTTTGGCAAAGGGAAGAGATAGCTAATTAG
- a CDS encoding pentapeptide repeat-containing protein — protein sequence MKLQLLAAMALATPLFFASSVRAENPQDLQKLLSTGECIQCNLSGANLSGAHLIGADLRGSKLQGANLVGANLEGADLTGANLAGANLTSAYVSNVNLKQTNLNGVNFTRATIHDSNVYKASMNDLNLTDAEVFNTGIGIGGEGAGDVIPDWK from the coding sequence ATGAAACTCCAGCTATTAGCGGCCATGGCCTTAGCAACTCCCCTATTTTTCGCTAGCTCGGTTAGAGCCGAAAATCCGCAGGATTTACAAAAGCTGCTTTCAACTGGGGAATGTATCCAGTGTAATTTATCGGGAGCTAACCTCAGTGGCGCTCATTTGATTGGTGCTGACTTGAGAGGCTCGAAGCTCCAAGGAGCCAACCTTGTAGGGGCTAACCTCGAAGGAGCTGACTTAACTGGTGCAAACTTGGCAGGTGCTAACCTAACATCAGCTTATGTAAGCAATGTGAATTTGAAGCAAACCAATCTCAACGGAGTAAATTTTACTCGCGCCACGATTCACGATTCTAATGTGTATAAAGCATCAATGAACGATCTAAATCTCACTGATGCCGAAGTATTCAACACTGGAATCGGGATTGGGGGAGAAGGAGCCGGTGACGTGATTCCCGACTGGAAATAG
- a CDS encoding adenosine deaminase, producing MALYAELHRHLGGSVVPRVLWRYFERHSSELISRFADYSEFEDFYTRPRNTLDEYLELHTLVESVQTVETLPYFIYRLVRGAYIFENLAYLELRYTPYLRTPEHLSQSERIDKMAEIVQVVGLASQQPEYPIVTSQILCMHTRLPYQVNKAIVDLAAQNKQYVCAVDVAGGDSYYADRLEEWVSLYDYARSLGVNTTGHLYETTAGCYPELLPYLMRIGHGIQIPLLYPELLDDVAKRGQCLEVCPTTYLKTGTLQDIRQLKLVFDRCFDAGVDIAICTDNAGLHNVRLPFEYENLLTYNIISFEQLQACQDAAFRHAFAWPYSERPASLLNGLLKPELPKVLAIKDSN from the coding sequence ATGGCTTTATATGCTGAATTACATAGGCATCTGGGCGGTTCCGTTGTACCGCGAGTTTTATGGCGATATTTCGAGCGACATTCATCGGAGTTGATTTCCCGCTTTGCTGACTATTCAGAATTTGAAGATTTTTATACCCGCCCACGCAATACCCTAGATGAGTATCTAGAATTACACACCTTAGTAGAAAGTGTGCAAACTGTGGAAACTTTGCCTTACTTTATCTATCGCTTGGTGCGGGGTGCTTACATTTTTGAAAATTTGGCTTATTTGGAACTACGTTACACTCCCTATTTACGGACACCTGAACATCTAAGTCAATCAGAGAGAATTGACAAGATGGCAGAAATCGTGCAAGTAGTAGGACTTGCCAGCCAGCAGCCAGAATATCCCATTGTAACTAGTCAAATTCTCTGTATGCACACGCGTCTACCATATCAGGTGAACAAGGCGATTGTTGATTTGGCGGCGCAAAATAAGCAGTATGTCTGTGCAGTAGATGTAGCAGGGGGTGATAGCTATTATGCCGATCGCTTAGAAGAATGGGTTAGCTTATATGATTATGCGCGATCGCTAGGCGTTAACACCACCGGACATCTATATGAAACCACCGCCGGGTGTTACCCAGAACTTCTACCATATCTCATGCGAATCGGTCACGGTATCCAAATTCCCCTACTGTATCCAGAACTACTTGATGATGTGGCTAAACGCGGACAATGTTTGGAGGTTTGCCCCACAACTTACCTGAAAACAGGTACTTTGCAGGATATACGTCAACTCAAATTAGTTTTTGACCGTTGTTTTGATGCTGGGGTGGATATCGCTATTTGTACTGATAATGCTGGGTTGCACAATGTGCGTCTACCCTTTGAGTATGAAAATCTCTTGACGTACAACATTATTAGTTTTGAACAACTACAAGCTTGTCAGGATGCTGCTTTCCGTCATGCTTTTGCTTGGCCTTACAGTGAACGTCCCGCATCCTTGTTAAACGGTTTGCTCAAGCCTGAACTACCGAAAGTTTTGGCTATCAAGGATAGTAATTAA
- a CDS encoding alpha/beta fold hydrolase gives MSVIEHWKHEYITTNGVKLHYVTQGEGPLMLMLHGFPEFWYSWRHQIPEFAQNFKVVAIDLRGYNDSDKPTEQSAYVMAEFIRDVEGVIKGSGYQKCVLVGHDWGGAIAWKFAYTHPEMLEQLIILNLPHPAKFAQGLRTFQQLQRSYYIFLFQIPWMPELLLQSSDYQAIETIFKGTAVNKSAFTKADIDAYKDAAAKRGALTAMLNYYRNIFQQRMLNPSWGVLEVPTLMIWGENDTALGKELTYDTAAFVRDFQIKYIPNCGHWVQQEQPELVNQYMQEFLKT, from the coding sequence ATGTCTGTAATCGAACATTGGAAACACGAATATATAACTACCAATGGGGTAAAACTACATTACGTTACCCAAGGTGAAGGCCCCTTAATGTTGATGTTGCATGGGTTTCCTGAGTTTTGGTACTCTTGGCGGCATCAAATACCAGAATTTGCCCAAAATTTTAAAGTAGTCGCCATTGACTTGCGCGGCTACAACGATAGTGATAAACCAACAGAGCAATCAGCTTATGTCATGGCTGAGTTTATCAGAGATGTTGAAGGAGTAATTAAAGGATCAGGATACCAAAAATGTGTATTAGTTGGTCATGATTGGGGAGGTGCGATCGCTTGGAAGTTTGCATATACTCACCCAGAAATGCTAGAGCAATTAATTATTCTTAACCTACCTCATCCTGCTAAATTTGCCCAAGGATTACGCACTTTCCAACAGTTGCAACGTAGTTACTACATCTTCCTCTTTCAAATACCGTGGATGCCAGAATTACTTTTACAATCTTCAGACTACCAAGCAATTGAAACAATTTTTAAAGGTACAGCAGTTAACAAGAGTGCTTTTACTAAAGCGGATATTGACGCTTATAAAGATGCTGCGGCAAAACGCGGTGCCCTCACAGCAATGTTGAACTACTACCGCAATATTTTTCAACAGAGAATGTTAAATCCAAGTTGGGGCGTTCTGGAAGTGCCAACACTCATGATTTGGGGAGAAAATGATACCGCACTCGGCAAGGAGTTAACCTACGACACCGCAGCATTTGTCCGCGACTTTCAAATCAAGTACATTCCTAATTGTGGCCATTGGGTGCAGCAAGAACAGCCTGAATTAGTCAATCAGTATATGCAAGAATTTCTGAAGACTTAA
- a CDS encoding rhodanese-like domain-containing protein, translating to MSNNSVADVHDLKTRLQWGQPGFTIVDVRDRHTYNHGRISGAIPIPLDDLASKAKSALHKERHIYIYGDTDEHTTQAAQILRGAGFVEVAEIKGGLTAWISAGGATEGVGA from the coding sequence ATGAGTAATAATTCAGTTGCTGATGTCCATGATTTAAAGACCCGTTTGCAATGGGGTCAACCAGGTTTTACAATTGTTGATGTGCGCGATCGCCACACCTACAATCACGGTCGGATCAGTGGAGCAATACCAATCCCATTGGACGATTTGGCATCTAAAGCCAAATCTGCCCTACATAAAGAACGCCATATCTATATTTATGGCGACACTGACGAACATACAACCCAGGCTGCACAAATTTTGAGAGGAGCAGGGTTTGTTGAAGTAGCGGAAATCAAAGGTGGCCTTACAGCTTGGATTTCAGCCGGTGGTGCTACAGAAGGTGTTGGGGCTTAA
- the mutL gene encoding DNA mismatch repair endonuclease MutL, producing MASTIQALPTEVVYLITAGEVIDSLASVVRELVENSLDAGATRIVVSLWPQQWRIRVADNGCGMNLDDLQQAATAHSTSKIHSSADLWKINSLGFRGEALHSLTTLADLEILSRPVGGKLGWRISYGNAGEVMQVEVTAIAPGTVVTVSNLFGNCSSRRQGLPTVAQQMKAVQATIQQIALCHPHLTWQIWQNDRQWFTISPAATTGQLLPQILPQVRQGDLQEVKLEIPNSPNSCTEAINRVSPHSTLTLVVGLPDRTHRHRPDWVRVAINGRMVKTPELEQTILSAFHRTLPRDRYPICFLHLAIAPDQINWNRNPAKTEIYLNEIIYWQEQITQAINQALSISSSNLKEAVHTTRVSKLLKAAEGKGGYNFNPQNPNPCTDGINRVSPNSLKAVAQVSNTYIVAEHSAGMWLVEQHIAHERVLYEKLCDDWQLVPVEPPIILYQLSPAQVSQLQRIGLEIEPFGEQLWAVRNIPTPLQQRDDCAEAILELSLGGDLQTAQVAVACRSAIRNGTPMNQQEMQTLLDNWQRTRNPRTCPHGRPIYLSLEESALARFFRRNWVIGKSHGI from the coding sequence ATGGCATCTACTATTCAAGCTCTACCAACAGAAGTCGTATATCTTATTACAGCTGGGGAGGTAATCGACTCCTTAGCTTCTGTGGTGCGGGAATTGGTAGAAAATTCCCTAGACGCAGGTGCAACGCGAATTGTGGTTTCTCTATGGCCGCAGCAATGGCGAATTCGTGTGGCAGATAATGGCTGTGGAATGAACCTAGATGACTTGCAACAAGCAGCCACAGCCCACAGTACCAGTAAAATTCACTCCAGTGCCGATTTATGGAAAATTAACAGTTTGGGGTTTCGTGGTGAGGCGTTACACAGCTTAACAACTCTGGCAGATTTGGAAATTTTGAGTCGTCCTGTGGGTGGAAAATTAGGATGGCGAATTAGCTATGGCAATGCTGGGGAAGTTATGCAAGTTGAAGTAACTGCGATCGCACCTGGTACAGTGGTGACAGTTTCCAATCTGTTCGGTAATTGCTCATCTCGTCGTCAGGGATTACCCACAGTTGCCCAGCAAATGAAAGCCGTGCAAGCCACAATTCAACAAATCGCCTTGTGTCATCCCCACCTCACCTGGCAGATTTGGCAAAATGACCGTCAATGGTTCACCATCTCTCCGGCTGCTACAACTGGGCAACTGCTACCGCAGATTTTACCCCAGGTACGACAAGGTGATTTGCAAGAGGTGAAACTAGAAATACCCAACTCCCCTAACTCTTGTACAGAGGCGATTAATCGCGTCTCTCCCCACTCAACACTCACTTTAGTGGTAGGATTACCCGATCGCACTCATCGTCATCGTCCAGATTGGGTACGTGTAGCTATTAACGGACGAATGGTTAAGACACCGGAACTAGAGCAAACAATATTATCAGCATTTCACAGAACATTACCACGCGATCGCTATCCAATTTGTTTCTTACATCTTGCCATTGCACCCGATCAAATTAACTGGAATCGCAATCCAGCCAAAACAGAAATTTACCTCAACGAAATCATTTATTGGCAAGAGCAAATTACCCAAGCAATTAACCAAGCACTCAGCATTTCTTCTAGCAATCTCAAAGAAGCTGTTCACACAACACGAGTTAGTAAATTACTCAAAGCAGCAGAAGGCAAAGGCGGCTACAATTTTAATCCTCAAAATCCCAACCCTTGTACAGACGGGATTAATCGCGTCTCTCCTAACTCCTTAAAAGCTGTCGCTCAAGTTAGCAACACCTATATTGTGGCGGAACATTCAGCTGGTATGTGGTTAGTGGAGCAGCATATTGCCCATGAGCGAGTTTTGTATGAAAAATTATGCGATGATTGGCAACTTGTTCCCGTCGAACCGCCAATCATTCTTTATCAATTGTCACCAGCACAAGTATCGCAACTTCAACGTATCGGTTTAGAAATAGAACCCTTTGGCGAACAACTTTGGGCTGTCCGAAACATACCCACACCTTTGCAACAGCGAGACGACTGTGCAGAAGCAATTTTAGAACTTAGTTTGGGAGGCGATTTACAAACAGCCCAAGTAGCTGTCGCTTGTCGCAGCGCAATTCGTAATGGTACACCTATGAATCAACAAGAAATGCAGACACTTTTAGATAATTGGCAACGAACTCGCAACCCTCGCACCTGTCCCCACGGACGACCAATTTATCTATCTTTAGAAGAATCAGCTTTAGCCAGGTTTTTCCGGCGTAATTGGGTAATTGGTAAAAGTCATGGAATTTAA
- a CDS encoding DUF4926 domain-containing protein, translating to MKLLDVVAITEDLPELGLYRGQVGTIVEEYEPGVFEVEFSDLTGKAYAVETLNASQLMTLYHQPIGGKTLLV from the coding sequence ATGAAATTATTAGATGTGGTTGCCATAACCGAAGACTTACCAGAATTGGGATTGTATCGCGGTCAAGTAGGAACGATTGTAGAAGAATATGAACCTGGAGTTTTTGAAGTAGAATTCAGCGACTTAACAGGAAAAGCTTATGCCGTAGAAACTTTAAATGCTAGCCAGCTGATGACTTTATATCATCAACCAATTGGTGGGAAAACATTATTAGTTTAA
- a CDS encoding M3 family metallopeptidase, protein MSASTIISDNPLLQGVGLPPFAEIKPERVVPAFNQLLAELEHQLTSLEASVQPTWSGLVEPLEKLTERLTWSWGVVNHLMGVKNSPELREAHEIVQPLVVQFINKLGQSQPIYNAFKALRTSENWATLELAQQRIVEAAIRDAELSGVGLEGEVRERFNAIQMELAELSTKFSNHVLDATKAFSLTLTTQTEIDGLPPSLVSLAAQVARAAGESNATPENGPWRITLDFPSYGPFMQHSTRRDLREKLYKAHITRASMGDLNNNPLIERILKLRQELADILGFKSFAQLSLASKMAPNVEAVNALLEELRHASYDAAVKDLLELKAFAAAQGAAEAEDLKHWDISFWAERQREAKFAFTAEELRPYFPLPQVLDGLFGLVKRLFGVTVTPADGQAPVWHEDVRYFQIADETGSPIAYFYLDPYSRPAEKRGGAWMDVCINRAKITENGVTAIRLPVAYLVCNQSPPVDGKPSLMTFYEVETLFHEFGHGLQHLLTKVDYPGAAGINNVEWDAVELPSQFMENWCYERPTLFGMAKHYETGEALPEHYYQKLLAARNYMSGTAMLRQIHLSSLDLELHYHYHPGSNETPSDVRHRLAKTTTVLQPLPEDSILCAFGHIFEGGYAAGYYSYKWAEVLSADAFAAFEEAGLEDEEAIKATGRRYRDTVLALGGGQHPMEVFKTFRGREPSTNALLRHNGLVSVAVN, encoded by the coding sequence ATGAGTGCAAGTACCATTATTTCCGATAATCCCTTACTCCAAGGCGTTGGCTTACCTCCCTTTGCAGAGATTAAACCAGAACGAGTTGTACCAGCCTTCAATCAGTTGTTGGCAGAACTTGAACACCAGCTTACCAGCTTAGAGGCTAGTGTACAGCCTACTTGGAGTGGTTTAGTAGAACCCTTAGAAAAGCTGACAGAACGGCTGACTTGGAGTTGGGGGGTGGTGAATCATTTAATGGGTGTTAAAAATAGCCCAGAACTGCGCGAAGCTCATGAAATCGTACAGCCATTAGTCGTACAATTTATCAATAAGCTCGGTCAAAGCCAACCCATATACAATGCTTTTAAAGCACTCCGTACCAGTGAGAATTGGGCAACTTTAGAATTAGCCCAACAGCGCATTGTAGAAGCGGCCATTCGGGATGCAGAACTTTCTGGTGTTGGCTTAGAAGGAGAGGTAAGAGAACGTTTCAACGCCATACAAATGGAGTTAGCAGAACTTTCTACCAAATTTTCTAACCATGTACTTGATGCGACTAAAGCCTTCAGCTTAACCCTAACAACACAAACAGAAATTGACGGTTTACCACCAAGCTTAGTGAGTCTAGCAGCCCAAGTTGCTCGTGCAGCCGGCGAAAGCAACGCCACGCCAGAAAATGGCCCCTGGCGGATTACTTTAGACTTCCCCAGCTATGGCCCTTTCATGCAGCACAGCACCCGTCGAGATTTGCGTGAAAAGCTCTATAAAGCTCATATCACCCGCGCTTCTATGGGTGATTTGAATAATAATCCCTTAATTGAGCGCATTTTGAAGTTGCGCCAAGAACTCGCAGATATACTAGGCTTTAAAAGTTTTGCCCAATTGAGCCTCGCTAGTAAAATGGCTCCCAACGTTGAAGCAGTCAACGCCCTGTTAGAAGAACTACGCCACGCTAGTTATGATGCTGCTGTCAAAGACTTGCTAGAACTCAAAGCTTTTGCAGCAGCACAGGGAGCGGCAGAAGCTGAAGATTTAAAACACTGGGATATTAGCTTTTGGGCAGAACGCCAACGAGAAGCAAAATTTGCCTTTACTGCTGAAGAATTGCGTCCCTACTTTCCCCTTCCCCAAGTTTTAGACGGCTTATTTGGACTAGTCAAGCGGCTATTTGGTGTTACTGTCACTCCTGCCGATGGTCAAGCCCCAGTATGGCATGAGGATGTCCGTTATTTCCAAATTGCTGACGAAACTGGTTCTCCCATAGCCTACTTTTACTTAGACCCATACAGCCGTCCAGCAGAAAAACGCGGTGGTGCTTGGATGGATGTGTGCATTAATCGAGCCAAAATTACTGAAAATGGTGTCACTGCCATCCGTTTACCAGTAGCTTATTTGGTGTGTAATCAAAGTCCTCCCGTAGACGGTAAACCTAGTTTAATGACCTTCTATGAAGTAGAGACTCTATTCCACGAGTTTGGTCATGGATTGCAACATCTGCTTACTAAGGTTGACTATCCTGGAGCCGCAGGTATCAATAATGTTGAATGGGATGCAGTGGAACTACCTAGTCAGTTTATGGAAAACTGGTGCTACGAGCGACCCACTTTGTTTGGGATGGCGAAACATTACGAAACTGGTGAAGCCTTACCGGAGCATTATTATCAAAAGCTGTTAGCGGCGCGTAATTATATGAGTGGTACTGCTATGTTGCGGCAGATTCACCTGAGCAGTCTTGATTTAGAACTACACTACCATTATCATCCTGGTAGTAATGAAACTCCATCAGATGTGCGTCATCGCCTAGCCAAGACTACTACCGTTTTACAGCCACTTCCAGAAGATTCAATTTTATGTGCTTTTGGACATATTTTTGAGGGTGGTTATGCAGCAGGTTACTACAGTTACAAATGGGCCGAGGTGCTTAGTGCTGATGCTTTTGCCGCTTTTGAAGAAGCTGGGCTAGAAGATGAAGAGGCGATAAAAGCTACAGGTCGGCGTTATCGGGATACGGTGCTGGCACTCGGTGGTGGTCAGCATCCAATGGAGGTGTTTAAAACTTTCCGGGGTCGTGAACCAAGCACGAACGCTTTGCTTAGGCACAATGGTTTAGTCAGTGTTGCTGTAAATTAA